Part of the Zingiber officinale cultivar Zhangliang chromosome 8A, Zo_v1.1, whole genome shotgun sequence genome, actctgtccggtccggccgccgaccatgctattTGTCGGCGACaaacgtctcgaggatgatgttaccagctgtCCCTTTCGTCTTTTTACGTCTTTTGTCGGTTCTAGGGCCAAGCGGTCCTGCCGCTCGGCGCTCCTAGTACTCGGGCACGTGTATACATCGGACCGAGCGAGAAGATCCTCGGTTCTATGCTCGGATGGGATCTCGCACCTCCGTGATCTGTGCTCCGACCCATAAGCTCCTttaccttgagcgtcggaagctcgacctgCGGTCGAGCTATACTCCGTTCGGCTTGTGGGTATCCGGCCGGTTGGTCAGAGGTCCTGTCTGCTCGGTAGGATCTCGGGGCCGCTCctattgacctttgacctccacgtgccgttgaccGCTGCCGACGTGGGTCCcctgtccttaccaccggatcaccaaATATCTCGGATATCCTTAAATGCTGAAACcaatattaattatatttgtgTGTTGTGCAAATATCTTGAAGGTTGTAATGAACAAGAATATCACTTAGAGTGTTTTTGAGAGTCAATGAGGTAGTATCACTAATACTTTTGATTACAAAAAAATCAGTCTGTCAGAATCCTGTTGTTATTCACGAACCTCAAGATAAGAATCATTTGCTCATGTTTAGATTCATCATGTGCTTCATCAACCAGAATACAAAAGTTTGCATCCCTAATTTCACTTCGAATTATCTGCTGCACTCTATTGGCCATAATATTCAAAACCTCTTTTATACTTTTGAAGAAGTATATGTATTATTTCTCGCAGCACTACTCAATGCATCCTCAACTTATTTATTAAGCCATCCAAAAGCAtccaacatttcaagaaaattccCTCGATTCAATCACTTAGATGATTCATTATGCCCCCTGAAAGAACAATCTTGACGTGCAAGCCACCGAACACTTGTAATTGTGATTTTAAGATACAGACAATTTTTCTAGACTCCCTCATTTGATACAACAATCATTACTTTGTTAATATGCTGAGATGGTTTCATGAGACCTTCGACCTTTTTCAAAGATGTATTATGATGTGGTGAAGATTAAATACCAACATGAGTGAGAAATGCACATTTATCTCCATTACATACCTTCTTCCAATGTTAAATTCATCGATAGCCAATAATGAAAGATTTGCTTGAGTAGGATCGGTAagaaaaagaaagcaataaaAGCAATATGCCTTATCTGTTGAAGAAGAGTATTCCAGTCGACCGCTGAAATTTATTATACCAATGTTCTTGGAATTTACATGTTTGCTTGCCAAATTATGTTCGTTGATATGTCAAAAGTTTCGGTTGATATGGTCTAACATTTAGGTAAGTTCGTCGAACCTGGTCTCGTTCATTTATTGGATATTCACATATTTGTTTCTTCTTTTCTAGATCACGTTCAATAGAAACAGATAGTTCTGTGATAAGATTAGAAAGTGAAGACTCTATGAATTCAGAAGACGTGACTACTGAAAGGGGGACATTAGGAATTGAGGGACCTTCagattggtttttttttttttttaaaaataataaaatttttcctaGCAGATTGATGATTTCCCATTTTCAATCTAAAAACGATAATAAAATTTTTCCTAGCAGATTGATGATTTCCCATTTTTCAATCTAAAAAATAACTCCTATTAAGCAAATCAATTATATTATTAATAGTTAAATCTCAAGCAAAACTAGAATAACTAATACAATTTTAAGAAGACTAAGCTTCaacaaaattttttgataattcTGTAAATACTAAATACTAAATAGCCATACAtcattaattctaaattttacaaatattcatctaaatatgaataaataattaaatataatctaTAGATTTATATTACccatatcttactattttattaaaaatctcccccatttactaactaactttggtgaagcctaaaatgaatttacgttattgtccttttttctattcacactaaaaaaaattccaaggtttattagtaattttctttggttgttttatataaaaaatatagttctctttagtcccacatcttagaattgaaacactatgatcaaaaaagcttctataaatattttaggccgacgatgttaaaaaatatacttttcttagtttattttattaagataagtataatattaaattaaaataatttttttgtatAGGGAAGCCCATTACAATAGTTTATTACTGGGATTCTCTAACGTgacactagaaaataaaaatatttctcTCACGTAATCATTGAAACAAACAAATCGAGAATTATAACAAATTTCTAGTTATATTTGAATTAAACTCATATTTTATTATCTCAAGAAAAAATTCTCTCaagactcaagctctacgcttcTGCCCCTACTCTAggcttgaaataaaaaaaaattgagaattaTAAACCAATTTCTAATCCTATCTGAATTAAACTCATACTTTATTATCTCAAGAAAAATGTTCTCTCAACACTCAACTCTGCCCCTACCTCCAGGCTCCAACTTCTCAAACCCCAACCCTTCGACTTCTTGTGTATCTCTTATGACTCATATGAAATGAAATAAATGATCAATGATTCAATTGCTTTTAACATTGGGcaagaatgaggaaaatgagaaTTAGATTTTGGACTGTGCTAAATTAAATTTGTATATTGgacataatattttttattttactatgCTACTTAGTAGAGAATGAGCTAAAGAAAGCCTAGGCTATGGCCCAGACCTGTCACCCTTTACATCCGCCTATGGATGACTTAGAATGTATAACTATTGGCTTGTAACAAGGGCATATATTGTCGATAGGCTCTTGATAGGCACATCGTGCAAGGTACATGGTTTCGATGGATTACTAACGAGAAGACAATGCAACATGCAACCCGAAAAGAGGGGtagaaaaagaaggagaaggagaagttgAAGAAAGGTTCAAAATTGAGATTTTGCCCAAGTTGGGAAAATAAAAAGAACTTTTCGTTTAATTTTGGATGCATTAAAAAAAATCGCAATCCATTTTCTCCCATCGATTTTCGGTAATGCAAACTATTGTAATTAAAAATCAGAATAATGCTTAATTATCTTCGAATTTATTTCTATTGTATAAAAAAAGTTATAAGTTTGAAGACTTATTCAAGGCCATTAAATTccctttatttattttaaataatttatttcctttttgtaatAATACAAAGAAAAACGATGACGGATCCTTCGGTAACGGAATCCAAAAGTTATGTCTGGCTATTCTCACATTCATTGCTTGGGTCCATCAGACATCCAATAATAAAGCGGTATGTTTTCCGGGTACAATACAAACGGTAAACGTTTACTTAACATAAATACCTCCAAAGAAgtgagaactagccgttgctctCGTCCCCAACCGAacggctacttcttcttcttcttcgccccTAAATTGAacctttgttcttcttcttctcctccaattCTTGCGTGGAGAGAGGAGAGATCTGGATCTAGTTCGACGACGATCATGGATTCCGATCCCCATTCTTCGTTCGTTCCTCTTCACGGATCAGAATCGGAGGCGAATCGCCTTGGTCTCCCccttccgccgccgccgccgccgccgccgacagGCGACAAGCCGCCGCGCCGCCCCCGCGCAAGGCAGGTCAGCTCTCGGTACCTCTCACCCTTCCCCTCCCCTTCCTCCTACTCTTCTCACGAAACCCTAAACGTCGCCGCCTCCTCGAGAAACTCGTCGCCTAAGATCCATCCGATCCAGAAGTTTCACCCATCTCGCTTTAGCCCCTGCCACGTACCTTCAGAAGAGGCTGACGAGAACCAACCACTTACTGGTGCCGTCAGGCGCAGCTCCGAAACTCCCCTCCCCGGTACCTCCTTTCATTCTAAGCCCCCCGGGACCCTCAAGAAGAAGGCTGTAGTTCGACTTTTCGCTGACAACAACCACCACGAGGCGGCGGAGCAACCCCCTCCTCCGGCCAGGCCAGTCGATCCGAAGCGGCGACAGAGGCCTGGAACCCCGATTGCACATTCTGCTCTTGATCCCGCTACTGCCATCCCTAGAGCGAAAAAGAACCGCCCCCCTACGCCGGCGCAAGTTAGCCTCTTTCCTTATGAAAGCAGCGTTCGTGGAGGAGAAAAGAGCCGATCGGAGGATACCTCGTCGGAGAATTCGTTCTCAGATGCGGAGATATGCAGCGTCAGTAGTCAAGGAGAAATCTGCGATAGCCCGCCCCTCATCCCTCCAGCGTCATCCAGGTTGAGGGCGACCGGCGATGTTCGGTCCTCCATGCCAGAGGTTGACCTCTTGCCGACCATGTCCGCCAGAAGGCAAGATGCGGGTGAGGATGCTTCATGTAGAGCGTCGACCAACTCCATCAGCCTCCGCTCCCTGGGCTCGGCGTTGCCCAGCCGACAACAGCAGCACCCTCTCAATCTGAGCAAATCTGTCAGTAGGCCGCTCTTTTCGTTGAAGCCACCCCAACCGCCGTGCGCTAAACCCGTTACAGGGGCAAAAAAGGTCCCCAAATCATCTGCTCGGCAGGAGGATATCCACATGCTTAGGCTACTTGACAATAGTTACATGCAGTGGAGATTTATCAATGCAAAAGCTCGGGCCACAGAGGAAGCCAAGCGAGTTATTGCCCAGGTTAGAGCCATAGCAATTGAAAACGCTTCCTTGTCGATTCTGTCAGACAAATACTGATATTTTTTGGATGGTTTCCAGAGGTCACTATATGGAACATCAACTAGGATTTCTGAGCTTCAAAACTCTGTCAAGGAGAAAAAAGTCCAGCTCGAAGAGCTGAAAAGAAGTAGGAACTTACTATCCATCATTACTCATCAAGTAAGAGTGGTTCTTCTTAAAGATATTGATATAATTCCATCACTTGTATCTGTCTATTATTATCGTGTCTAGAGATTTAGATACAAATATGTGGATTATTGCATTATTGTGCTCTGTATTTTTAAACTTGGCctaatattttgaattttagattgcACATTTGGGTGAATGGAACAGTGTTGAAGAAGAGTATTCATGTTCTCTTTCGGGGATAACTAAAGCTCTGCAGGATGCATCACTTCGACTCCCAGTTGCTGAAGATGTTAAGGTATGGTTGTACCTCTAGGTTGATTTTTCTATCTCACAAATTCTTTTTTTCTGGGGATTAAAGATTATTAGTTTATTGATTTTGTAGGTTAATATCAGAGAACTTGAAGAAGTTCTGAACTCATCGTTGCTTATAGTGGAGGAATCTTTGTCGTCATTCATGGAAAAATTTCAACCAAAGGTGAGATTTAGAAAAGAAATCATGAAATGTTACTATAGTTTTTTTTTCCTTACTACAAACAAAGAGTTGCTACAAGCTCATCCTGCGTAGCGGTAAGATTTTTTATCATCAATTCAGTATCCTCTAACATATACATGAACATTGCACAACATGTTCTATCCTCATTCTATCGATTTACATCATTATTATTACAGTGTTGAACTAAAATCAGTTAAATTTCCTTGGCTAGATGATTTCATTTCGTTTTTGTTGATTTCCCATGGTCCAACAAAAGTGAGTCTAAGTTGTTATGATTTGAGATTAGATAACCATGAATTCTTGACTTGATATGGAACTTGAAacgaaaatttcttttttatgtgtgtTTGTATGAACCATTAGAGATTCTTTTATAAAGATGTAAACTCTAATGGGGACTGAACAAAGTTCTTTCCTTGTGGTGCTCTGATGTGTCTTTGTTGTTGTTTCCATCACCGTCTTTGTAATCTTTGTATGTGTTATCACACATTATGCTTAGACTACTAGTGTCTTATGATTTGAGATTAGATGACCATGAGTTCTTGACTTGGTATGgaatttgaaagggaaatttcTTTTTGTGTGCGTTTGTATGGACCATTAGAGATTCTTTTTGAAAGATGTAAATTCTAATGCCGACCGAACAAAGTTCTTTCCTTGTGCTCTGATGTGTCTTTGTTGTTGGTTCCATACTTTGTAATCTTTGTATGTGTTATCATGTTATGCTTAGACTAGTAGTGTCTTGTGTAAGTGGATTGCTCTTGCCACAGGCTGAAGATATCGACATTGGAGCTTCAGATCTAGCAAGTTGCATCAGTAATGAGAGAATTCTGATCGAGGAATGTGGAAATCTATTATCACAAACACACGAGATGCAAGTAAGCCTACATCTTCTCACGTCTTATTTATTAACTAGGAATCAAGAACAAAAGTTTGAATAGTTATCTTTACAGGTCAAGGAATGCAGTTTGAGAGCCCAACTTATTCAAGCCAAGCGAAGTAGTCAATAGATGGATGGATCCTCCAGTTTGAGAGCTCAATTCTTTCTTTCTCAAAAATGGGCAACAAATGCAACATAGTTTGGTGAAGGCTCGTCTTGGAACCCTAGTTCGTCACACTATTCTTTTTGCTGTCATGGATTCATCATAATTCATGGCAAAGGCAATAATACCTGAGAGAAAATTCAGTGTCGACTAACTTAAAGCAAACAAAGTCttcgattttttttaatttttttcccccTTGTATCTTGTATCTTGTATCTTGCTTCTTACATTCATGCTTTCATGAATTTTTCACTGTGAAATAGTGTTAACAGATATTTCATATtctttgatttttaaaagatcttGAAATTTACGAGTTTTACATATCTAAAATTTCTTTACTTTCTTTCAAAAAGTACATTTCATTAATGCATTGATGAACATTATTGTGTGGGTTTTTTTTTGATGTATTGAAGAATGGCGAAAAGTGGGACATGGAGTTTTGAATTTATGAATTCAGCCAAACGCATCGTCATAATACTCGTTGCCATTTTACATGAACTCTAACTCTAATCCTCGTCATCCTCTATATTCTTTTCCTGTTCTCGATCCCATAGCGACTCCCGACAAGTTCATATTATTCTCGCAGAGTTGACTACGTAGAAAAAAAAGCATAGTCAGCAACCTTGAACGATGCATCAGATTTTTGCCACACCAATATCAattaaattgtaaaaaaaaaaatgactgtAAATAATCCATGGAAAATGGCCATTGTGTGTAATGCTGCATTATTTTTCCATAATCGTAATCGTATACGTATTTCTATACGGTCCAGTCCATCGAGTTGCATACTTGCATGCACGCGGACGAGGAGGAGACCTCTATGcgacctcttcttcttttttttccccttccctcgcttttcatttttctttctcGTCTTCCTCCGTTCAAACCCTAGAAATCCAATCCCAGCAGCCTCCGTCACTCGCCCGCGTATCCTTTCCCTTCCAGATTCTCCGAATCGAACCTCCTCCGCTGCCGCCGCTGCCCTTCGCTCCCTCCCTCGCTCGCGCGCAGCCTCCTCCACGATCCCGTGCCCTAACTGTCCCGGTTCCTGGACGAGCTCCGGCTCCCGAGCTCTCTTCGAATTGTCACCGGGACGCCTATTGCCGACGCCCCATAGGGGTTCTTTGGGCTTGAGGAGCGAACTCTCGTTGAAAAAACCCGGCGCTTTGGCGGTCTTCCTCATTGGTTCGAATTTAGGGCATTGGCGTATTTGAGAAAAATCGCATTTTTGGTTGCGCACACGTGGTTTTGGATGGGCTTTAAGTTTAGGGACATTGGGAATC contains:
- the LOC122009230 gene encoding protein ENDOSPERM DEFECTIVE 1-like; the protein is MDSDPHSSFVPLHGSESEANRLGLPLPPPPPPPPTGDKPPRRPRARQVSSRYLSPFPSPSSYSSHETLNVAASSRNSSPKIHPIQKFHPSRFSPCHVPSEEADENQPLTGAVRRSSETPLPGTSFHSKPPGTLKKKAVVRLFADNNHHEAAEQPPPPARPVDPKRRQRPGTPIAHSALDPATAIPRAKKNRPPTPAQVSLFPYESSVRGGEKSRSEDTSSENSFSDAEICSVSSQGEICDSPPLIPPASSRLRATGDVRSSMPEVDLLPTMSARRQDAGEDASCRASTNSISLRSLGSALPSRQQQHPLNLSKSVSRPLFSLKPPQPPCAKPVTGAKKVPKSSARQEDIHMLRLLDNSYMQWRFINAKARATEEAKRVIAQRSLYGTSTRISELQNSVKEKKVQLEELKRSRNLLSIITHQIAHLGEWNSVEEEYSCSLSGITKALQDASLRLPVAEDVKVNIRELEEVLNSSLLIVEESLSSFMEKFQPKAEDIDIGASDLASCISNERILIEECGNLLSQTHEMQVKECSLRAQLIQAKRSSQ